From the genome of Halobacterium sp. R2-5:
ACCGCGGCGGTCGCGGCGAACCAGCCGAAGCCGGAGCCGTACGCGAGCACGCCGGGAACGAGCGCGGCGGCGAGGGCGCGCGGGAGCGACGTGTCGTGGACGATGCGCGTACCGAGGACGAGCAGCGCGAACGCCCACAGCCCGCAGACGAACGTCACCGCGGGCATCGAGACGCCGACGAACGCGCAGGGCGCGCTGGCGTACGCGAGCACCTGGACGGTCTCGCTGACGCCGCCGCGGTCGGGCGCGACGGCCGCGAGCGCGAGCGTCTCGACCGCGGAAAGCGCGTGCAGCGCCGCGGGCGCGACCAGGAGCACGGCGAGCGCGAGCGTGAGCGCGGCGGCGAGCCACGTCGGCGCGGGGAACGCCAGCGCGCGGCTCGGGTCGAGGAGGAGTCGCGTTCCCTGCACGACGAGGACGACGGCCATCGCGAACACGAGTCCGGGCGCCTGGTCGCCGGGCGAGACGGCTTCCTCGAAGAACGCCGCCGGGTTCACGAGCACCTGCGTGAACGACTTCGCGAGCCCGACCGGCCCGCGCTCGCGGCCGCCCTCCGGCTCGACCCACGTGGTCATCTCAGCCCCGCTCGACGACGTGGCAGTTCCGGCAGCGCGCCTCGTAGGACTCCTCCGCGCCGACCATGATTGTGGGGTCGTCGTAGTGGGCGGGCTCGCCCTCGATGAGCCGCTGGTTCCGGGTCGCGGGCTCGCCGCACTGCGTGCAGATGGCCCGGAACTTCTCGACGTACTCGGCGACCGCCATCAGCTGCGGGATGGGGTCGAAGGGCTCCCCGCGGAACGTCTGGTCGGTGCCGGAGACGACGACGCGGCGGCCGTCGCTCGCGAGGGTCTGGCAGACTTCGACGAGTTCGTCGGGGAAGAAGTTCGCCTCGTCGACGGCGACGACCTCCTCGCCGTTGAGGTGGCTGGGAATCTTCGAGACGCCCTCCGCGGTGGTGTCGACGACCCTCGCGTCCCACGTGCGGCCGGCGTGCGAGCCGAGCGTCGACTCGCCGTACCGGTCGTCGACGGCGGGCGTGAACGCGGCGACCTCCTGGCCGGCGATCTCCGCGCGCCGCAGCCGCCGCAGCAGCTCCTCCGTCTTCCCGGAGAACATCGACCCCGTGATGACCTCCACCCACCCGGAGTTCGTGATCGCGTGCATGCTCGGAACGGGGGCAGTCGGGCGGCAAAACGCTTGCTCATCTCGCGCGCCGTCACGCGCCCTCGTTCTGCTCGCTCTCGAAGGTGTGGGGCTCGGGCTCGATGTTCGCGTACCGGACGACGCGCTCGCCGAGCGTCGCCACCCGCTGTTCGAGCTTCTCGTCGGCGAGCTCGCCGCCCTCGACGCGCGAGGAGGCGTTCGGCACGGCGGCCTGGTACGGGAGCACCCACGCGTCGAGCGCGCGCAGCACCGACCGGAGGTGGTCGAGCGCCGTGATGGGGAAGCTGCCGCCGGCGACCGCGAGCAGGCCGACGGTCTTGCCCTCGAACTCGTCGA
Proteins encoded in this window:
- a CDS encoding YIP1 family protein — its product is MTTWVEPEGGRERGPVGLAKSFTQVLVNPAAFFEEAVSPGDQAPGLVFAMAVVLVVQGTRLLLDPSRALAFPAPTWLAAALTLALAVLLVAPAALHALSAVETLALAAVAPDRGGVSETVQVLAYASAPCAFVGVSMPAVTFVCGLWAFALLVLGTRIVHDTSLPRALAAALVPGVLAYGSGFGWFAATAAVFPRTADVMPWVGRAAAVLAV
- a CDS encoding thymidine kinase gives rise to the protein MHAITNSGWVEVITGSMFSGKTEELLRRLRRAEIAGQEVAAFTPAVDDRYGESTLGSHAGRTWDARVVDTTAEGVSKIPSHLNGEEVVAVDEANFFPDELVEVCQTLASDGRRVVVSGTDQTFRGEPFDPIPQLMAVAEYVEKFRAICTQCGEPATRNQRLIEGEPAHYDDPTIMVGAEESYEARCRNCHVVERG